The following proteins are co-located in the Paenibacillus sp. FSL H8-0079 genome:
- a CDS encoding endospore germination permease: MLEKGQIGIRQLSTLTFMLVVGDMMLIYPSVITSYAKQDAWICALIGVPLGMALMALIMKLASMHPGKNLVQIARSTLGFWPGTLFSCFYLFFFLIGTSTHTREVGDFMTSQIFQYTPIRVIILMFVIAIGWGVYHGLETIARTSELLMPIAILFIVVLAFCLLPQVDTSNLEPVTDTGVVSIAQGILVSIIYPIGETIPILMILPYVARSRHRMRDIIISAGLGNLILAVLVTISMLVLGPFLTQHNIYASFILSQKISIGGFFERIEVIMACSWLISTYFKAMIYLYAFIVGCAELFKLKQFKMLILPSTMLVYGMANLIAPSLTFIIITIVPYWVDWDTTLGIILPGMLVLITLVKSRRKSNSQPQPTTEG; encoded by the coding sequence ATGCTTGAAAAGGGACAGATCGGAATAAGACAATTATCCACCCTAACATTTATGTTAGTGGTTGGAGATATGATGCTGATCTACCCCTCCGTCATCACGTCCTATGCCAAGCAAGATGCTTGGATATGTGCCCTTATTGGTGTCCCACTCGGGATGGCTCTCATGGCCCTGATTATGAAATTGGCCAGTATGCATCCGGGGAAAAATCTGGTGCAGATTGCCCGAAGTACTTTGGGTTTTTGGCCTGGCACCCTTTTTTCATGCTTCTACCTGTTCTTCTTCTTGATTGGTACATCCACACATACCCGGGAGGTTGGTGATTTCATGACCTCCCAAATTTTTCAGTATACGCCTATACGTGTCATCATTCTCATGTTTGTTATTGCTATCGGATGGGGTGTATACCATGGCTTGGAGACCATCGCGAGAACTAGTGAACTGCTCATGCCCATCGCTATATTGTTCATCGTGGTACTCGCCTTCTGTCTTCTGCCACAGGTGGACACCAGTAATCTGGAGCCCGTAACAGATACGGGCGTTGTATCCATAGCTCAGGGTATTCTGGTGAGTATCATATACCCCATCGGCGAAACCATTCCCATTTTGATGATCCTGCCCTACGTTGCAAGAAGCCGCCATCGTATGCGTGACATCATTATTTCTGCGGGGCTGGGCAACCTGATCCTTGCTGTTCTGGTTACGATATCCATGCTCGTACTCGGACCTTTTCTTACCCAACACAATATATACGCTTCCTTTATTTTGTCTCAGAAGATTAGCATTGGCGGATTCTTTGAGCGAATCGAGGTGATCATGGCTTGCTCGTGGCTCATCTCCACCTATTTCAAAGCAATGATCTACTTGTATGCCTTTATTGTTGGATGTGCAGAACTCTTCAAGCTAAAGCAGTTCAAGATGCTCATTCTGCCATCGACCATGCTCGTATATGGAATGGCCAATCTCATAGCGCCTAGTCTGACGTTTATCATCATCACCATCGTTCCGTACTGGGTAGATTGGGATACCACGTTAGGTATCATACTGCCGGGTATGCTGGTTCTAATAACCTTAGTGAAGTCGCGCAGAAAATCCAATTCACAACCCCAACCAACAACGGAAGGATAA
- a CDS encoding endospore germination permease, with product MLMKEKLTIRQFTLLTFLVMVGDMVLIYPSLVTAVGKQDAWFCSLVSLPIGVGIMWILYKLHRTYPQLSLFEICKKILGTWAGSVLSIAYLFYFAIGASICVREVGDFLTTQIYLKTPIRVIILMIICTLAWGLIHGFRTIGLSSELLTPVVLLFIISLYLGLMPQAESANLQPYFNTPWIHLVESIIRAAFTSFGELIVLSVFLPYVNSGPHFKRDFLLATFFGGLLLSLLLLISLMVMGPILTQHSIYISYALSQKINIGNFFERIEAFMAIAWLISTYFKSLLYLFAFVLGTAQLFRLKTYKPLILPSALLLFALGVLIAPNVIFYTTTIMPAWVDWDITVSFIIPLFLLLVHRIRSNKRKQNNSL from the coding sequence ATGTTGATGAAAGAAAAACTCACGATTCGGCAGTTCACCCTGCTCACTTTCCTGGTCATGGTTGGAGATATGGTTCTCATCTATCCTTCACTCGTTACCGCAGTAGGCAAGCAGGACGCATGGTTTTGTTCTCTAGTTAGTCTGCCGATCGGTGTTGGTATCATGTGGATTCTGTACAAACTCCATCGAACATATCCTCAGTTGAGTCTTTTTGAAATTTGCAAAAAAATACTCGGGACATGGGCTGGTTCCGTGCTTTCAATTGCTTATCTATTTTATTTTGCCATTGGTGCATCCATATGTGTCCGTGAGGTCGGTGACTTCTTGACTACCCAAATTTATCTAAAGACCCCAATTCGGGTCATTATTCTGATGATCATTTGCACCCTTGCCTGGGGGCTTATTCATGGTTTTCGGACTATTGGGTTAAGCTCCGAACTGTTGACCCCTGTCGTTTTGTTGTTTATTATTTCTCTCTATTTGGGACTCATGCCTCAAGCTGAAAGCGCAAATCTGCAGCCGTACTTTAACACACCCTGGATACATCTTGTGGAATCAATCATCCGCGCAGCATTTACTTCCTTTGGCGAGCTTATCGTTCTCTCCGTGTTTCTCCCATATGTAAATTCAGGGCCTCATTTTAAGCGGGATTTTCTGTTAGCTACTTTCTTCGGAGGATTACTGTTAAGCTTGCTATTGCTCATTTCGCTCATGGTGATGGGACCTATACTGACGCAGCATAGCATCTATATCTCATACGCCCTTTCGCAGAAAATTAATATAGGTAATTTCTTCGAACGTATCGAAGCGTTCATGGCCATCGCCTGGTTAATATCTACCTATTTCAAAAGTCTGCTATATCTATTCGCCTTTGTGCTGGGAACAGCACAATTATTTCGATTAAAGACGTATAAACCTCTCATTCTGCCTTCGGCTCTGTTATTATTCGCCCTCGGTGTCCTGATTGCTCCAAATGTTATTTTCTACACCACTACGATCATGCCTGCTTGGGTAGACTGGGATATCACCGTCAGCTTCATTATCCCGCTGTTCCTCCTGCTGGTTCATCGCATTCGTTCCAACAAAAGGAAGCAAAACAATTCCCTCTGA